One window of the Opisthocomus hoazin isolate bOpiHoa1 chromosome 12, bOpiHoa1.hap1, whole genome shotgun sequence genome contains the following:
- the IRX3 gene encoding iroquois-class homeodomain protein IRX-3: MSFPQLGYQYIRPIYPAERPGSGGSRGGSELAPSGTLSNVLSSMYGAPYAAAAAAQGYGAFLPYAAELPIFPQLGAQYELKESPGVQHAAFPHHHPAFYPYGQYQFGDPSRPKNATRESTSTLKAWLNEHRKNPYPTKGEKIMLAIITKMTLTQVSTWFANARRRLKKENKMTWAPRSRTDEEGNSYGSDHEGEEDKREDEEEIDLENIDTENIESHKDELEDELQDADLLQSDSKTDSEGSEGFEDLPGSEERYLKAADGEPHHLRHHHLHHHHHHHHKCELPAAAAAAPPAGPEPLKPPLPPHHHLSSPPSSASSSAASSPTDGPLAGALPKPKIWSLAETATSPDNPRKSPGGGSPSAAAPQTLPLPPPPPHRLVSSCPLGKFPSWTNRTFPAPHHPHPPPAPHPLALLNTPHLLGLGAAPPAAAAAFPRPADQAQSAEPAGADRSSALEVEKKLIKTAFQPVQRRPQNQLDAAMVLSALSSS; the protein is encoded by the exons acgccgccgccgccgccgcccagggCTACGGAGCCTTCCTGCCCTACGCCGCCGAGCTGCCCATCTTCCCGCAGCTG GGCGCCCAGTACGAGCTGAAGGAGAGCCCGGGGGTGCAGCACGCCGCCTTCCCGCACCACCACCCCGCCTTCTACCCCTACGGGCAGTACCAGTTCGGGGACCCGTCGCGGCCCAAGAACGCCACCCGGGAGAGCACCAGCACCCTCAAGGCCTGGCTCAACGAGCACCGGAAAAACCCCTACCCCACCAAGGGCGAGAAGATCATGCTGGCCATCATCACCAAGATGACCCTCACCCAGGTCTCCACCTGGTTCGCCAACGCGCGGCGGCGGCTCAAGAAGGAGAACAAAATGACCTGGGCCCCGCGCAGCCGGACCGACGAGGAGGGCAACTCCTACGGCAGCGACCACGAGGGGGAAGAGGACAAgagggaggacgaggaggagatCGACCTGGAGAACATCGACACCGAGAACATCGAGAGCCACAAGGACGAGCTGGAGGACGAGCTGCAGGACGCCGACCTCCTGCAGTCCGACTCCAAGACAGACTCTGAGGGCTCCGAGGGATTCGAGGACCTGCCCGGCTCCGAGGAGCGCTACCTCAAGGCCGCCGACGGCGAGCCGCACCATCTccgccaccaccacctccaccaccatcaccaccaccaccacaagtgcgagctccccgccgccgccgccgcggccccccccgccggcccggaGCCCCTCAAGCCGCCCCTCCCGCCGCACCAccatctctcttcccccccctcctccgcttcctcctccgccgcctcctccccgacGGACGGCCCTTTGGCCGGCGCCTTGCCGAAACCCAAGATCTGGTCGCTGGCCGAGACGGCCACCAGCCCGGACAACCCCCGCAAGTCGCCCGGCGGCGGCTCCCCCTCGGCGGCCGCCCCCCAGACGCTGCCgctgccgcccccgccgccccacaGACTCGTCTCCTCCTGTCCCCTCGGCAAATTCCCCAGCTGGACCAACCGCACCTTCCcggccccccaccacccccacccccccccggccccgcacccgctGGCCTTACTGAACACCCCGcacctgctggggctgggggccgccccccccgccgccgccgctgccttCCCGCGGCCCGCGGACCAGGCGCAGAGCGCGGAGCCCGCCGGAGCAG ATCGATCTAGTGCCTTGGAAGTAGAGAAAAAGTTAATaaagacagctttccagccagtgCAGAGGCG GCCCCAGAACCAACTCGATGCCGCTATGGTTCTATCGGCGTTGTCGTCATCATAG